The sequence below is a genomic window from Streptomyces sp. V1I1.
AGTTCGGCGGTCATGTTGCGTACGCGGATGCCGCTCAGCGCGTGCATGTGGTGCCGGTAGGAGTCGCCACACAGCCGCTCAGCGGGTGGAAGACGGTGTACCAGCACTGGGGGACTGGCGCGGAAGGCAGCGACGGCCGGACGGTCTATACCGACACCGGGAAGTTCCAGGTGCGTCTGTCCAAGCCGGTGGTTGACTGGACCCTGACCCTCAAGGACCCCCGCACAGGGAAGACGGTCCGCACGCGGACGGGCGGCGAGGCGAGGCACACTCTCTCTGCTGAATGGACCGGAGTCTCGGACGATTACGCCCAGCTGCCCAACGGCCGTTACACCTGGACCGTGACCGCGAGGCCCGCCGACGGCCATGGTGCCCCCGGAGTCTGGAGCGGCACCTTCCAGCAGGTGTATGGGACGCCGGCGTGGCGTGACCTCGATGGGCGGGACACGATCGGCGACCTGATCACCCTCAGCAAGGGCAACCCGGTCATGTCCATCAGGCCGGGCCGGAGCAACGGAACGATCGGCGGATACGAGGGCGGACCTGCCCTCGACGACCGGGCGAAGATCGTTCCGATGGGCGATCTGAACGGGGACCGGTGCAACGACTTCCTGGTCCGCCGCTGGCCCGGTCGGCTGTACCTGATGGACGGAGGCTGCTCCAGGGAGCCCTGGCCCGAGGTGCCGGACAAGCTGGTCGGCAGCAGCGGCTGGAACCAGTTCGACGTCATGGTCTCCCCGGGGGACCTCACCGGCGACGGCCGCCCCGACATGCTGGCCCGCCAGACGACCACGGGCGATCTCTTCCTGTACGCGGCCAATGCGACCGGCGGCGGTGTGCGCGCGGGCGTCCGCATCGGCAAGGGCTGGAAGGGCCTCATGACTGTGGGCGCAGGCGACCTGAACGGCGACGGCAAGGGAGATGTTCTGACGCGCGATGCCTCCGGGACACTGTGGCGGTACAACGGCACCGGTGGTGGCACCCTCACGAACCGTGTCAAGGTCGGCAGCGGCTGGCAGATCTACAACGCGGTCGTCGGCATCGGTGACCTCAGCGGCGACGGTAAGGCCGATCTGGTGGCTCGTGACACCGCGGGCGTTCTGTGGCGCTACAACGGCACGGGACAGGGCACCTTCACGGCCAGGACGAAGATCGGGACCGGCTGGCAGAAGTACGCCGCGCTGTTCTGACCGTTCCCGGCGCCTTTACGCCAACGAATGTGCCGGCGTGGCGCCTTGGAACGATCGAGTCCTGCCGTGAGCGACTGACACAGGGCCCGTACGGCAGTCGGATGCCGTACGGGCCCTGTCTGCTGCTGTGAGGCGACAGTTGTGCCCCGTCCGCTGCATGTGCGGCTTGCCCCTCCCACCTGCGGCGGGAGATGCCACCACCGCTCCCGCACCCCCCGCGCCCCTGCCCAAGTGGCGCGACTTCAGCGGCGACGGCAGGGGCGACCTGCTCGCGCTCACGTCGGGCGGGACGTTGGCCGTATGCACGGGCACGGGCACTGGCGGCCTCGGGACCGGCGTGTCGGCGACCGGCTGGCCGTCGTCGTCGCTCGTCGTCCCGTTCGGCGATCTGTCCGGGGGACAAGTGCAACGACCTCCTCGTACGGAACTCCTCGGGCGCGCTGACGCGGTACGACGGCAGCTGCGGCAAGGCGTTCTCGCCGAGCGGCCCCAAGCTGGCGCTCGGCACCGGCTGGAACATCTACAACACGCTGACCTCGCCCGGCGATCTGACGGGCGACGCTCGGGCCGACCTGCTGGCGCGTACATCGGCCGGTGAGCTGTACCTGTACGCGGACGGTGGCGCGGGCAAGCTGAAGGCCAGGGTGAAGATCGGCACGGGCCGGCAGATCTACAACTCGGTTGCCGGTGTCGGCGACATCACCGGCGACGGCGGGGCGGACGTGGTCGCCCGCGACACGGCCGGTGTGCTGTGGCGCTACAACGGCACGGGTACGGGCACGCTGAGCGCCCGCGTGAAGATCGGCTCCGGCTGGCAGACGTACAAGGCGCTGTCCTAGCCTCCCGGGCGAGGTCACTGGGCCTGGCCTGCCCCATCTTGTGACCGGTGACGGGCCGGTGATCCGATACCCGATCGGCTCACCGGTTCCGTCCGGCTATGCTCGGGGGTGTTGTGCCGAGGGCCGTTAGCTCAATTGGCAGAGCAGCGGACTTTTAATCCGTTGGTTGTGGGTTCGAGTCCCACACGGCCTACCACTCAGCCCCAGGTCAGAGCGCATCTGATCTGGGGCTGAAGGCGTTTCGGGGGCCGTTCGGGTCGATTGCTCCACCGATGCTCAATCGAAGTGCAAACGATCAAGACATGAAGGAGCCCCGGCCCGTCCGCGCGGGGGATGCGGGCAGACCGGGGCTCGCTGGGTGTCAGGCCTTGGGCGGGGTAACGAATCCCCTCCGGGGCCTGGGCTGCGGATCACGAGAGTCCGGCTGCTGCGCGCGCTTCCACGCTGCGACCAGATTGGCGTACCGCGGGTCAATCCATTCCTTCGCCATGGCCGAGAGCCTAGGCCGTCAGCCCTTGGGCTTGGGGATGATGACGATCGGACCACTGTCGTCCGAGTGCTGGCACGACGCAGCCACAGATACCAGCGTGTCCTCCGGTCCCCGCCACAGATCGCGGTCCACCGCGTAGCCGGCCGCCTCGATCAGTGCGATCGTGCGGTCGATGAGCGCCTGATCGAACCGACCAGGGTCGGGCTGCTCGGGCACGTGGTGCACGAAATTGCCGAACCTCGCGCACAGGTTGTAGTAGAGGCCGGTGTGCAGGATGAGCGTGTGCCATCCCTCGTCGACCACACGGCTCGGTGTCATGGCGCGGCCAGGCCGAGCCGCCGCGGTCGCCACGAACGCGAGGGCCTCCGTGATGATCCGGCCGCCCATCTCGATCGCCATGCCGGGGTTGTTGGTGAGGATCGTGCCGAGCACCGAGTTGAACTCGGCGTCGGACAGTAACGACCGGGCCGACACGGCGGGGATGGGGCTGCCCGGCGGGTCCGGTACCGGCGGGGTCTGGGGTGTGCTCACGGTTCTCTCCTCTGCTCGATGGGGCGGGGCCCACCCCGGCCGGGCCGGGACGGGGCGTCGGCCGGGGCGGGGATCAGTGGGGTGTACGCAGTCGGCCGCGCGCCTTCTCTGCG
It includes:
- a CDS encoding VCBS repeat-containing protein, with the protein product MRLSKPVVDWTLTLKDPRTGKTVRTRTGGEARHTLSAEWTGVSDDYAQLPNGRYTWTVTARPADGHGAPGVWSGTFQQVYGTPAWRDLDGRDTIGDLITLSKGNPVMSIRPGRSNGTIGGYEGGPALDDRAKIVPMGDLNGDRCNDFLVRRWPGRLYLMDGGCSREPWPEVPDKLVGSSGWNQFDVMVSPGDLTGDGRPDMLARQTTTGDLFLYAANATGGGVRAGVRIGKGWKGLMTVGAGDLNGDGKGDVLTRDASGTLWRYNGTGGGTLTNRVKVGSGWQIYNAVVGIGDLSGDGKADLVARDTAGVLWRYNGTGQGTFTARTKIGTGWQKYAALF
- a CDS encoding VCBS repeat-containing protein, whose translation is MPPPLPHPPRPCPSGATSAATAGATCSRSRRAGRWPYARARALAASGPACRRPAGRRRRSSSRSAICPGDKCNDLLVRNSSGALTRYDGSCGKAFSPSGPKLALGTGWNIYNTLTSPGDLTGDARADLLARTSAGELYLYADGGAGKLKARVKIGTGRQIYNSVAGVGDITGDGGADVVARDTAGVLWRYNGTGTGTLSARVKIGSGWQTYKALS